A part of Chloroflexota bacterium genomic DNA contains:
- a CDS encoding DnaD domain protein — translation MTTFKGFSAGPVTPLPDVFFGELLPQINHLGELKVTLYALWKLDHSEEDFPYLRESDFAADERFSSGLAATPEDIESTLSESLKRALERGTLLGVDSSEGERLYFLNSPKGRAAVAAIRRGDWQPQKSYRADTVLAAERPNIYQLYERNVGVLTPMLAESLKDAEDEYPSEWIEEAIRIAVEKNVRNWRYIEAILRRWQERGYDVRKDRRDIEESRQEYSNWEDD, via the coding sequence ATGACGACTTTCAAAGGCTTTTCTGCCGGGCCGGTCACACCCCTCCCCGATGTTTTCTTTGGCGAATTATTGCCGCAGATCAATCATCTGGGGGAGTTGAAAGTGACGCTATATGCTCTGTGGAAGTTGGACCATTCCGAGGAAGATTTCCCCTATTTGCGGGAATCTGACTTTGCAGCGGATGAGCGTTTTTCCTCGGGGTTGGCTGCCACGCCCGAGGATATTGAGTCAACTCTGAGCGAGTCTCTGAAACGCGCACTTGAACGTGGCACGCTCCTCGGGGTGGATTCATCCGAGGGAGAACGGCTTTATTTCCTCAATTCCCCCAAAGGCCGCGCCGCCGTCGCCGCCATCCGCCGCGGAGATTGGCAGCCCCAAAAAAGTTACCGCGCTGACACCGTATTGGCCGCTGAGCGCCCCAATATCTACCAGCTTTATGAGAGAAATGTCGGCGTGCTGACCCCTATGCTGGCCGAGAGTCTGAAAGATGCCGAAGACGAATATCCGTCGGAATGGATTGAAGAAGCCATCCGGATTGCCGTAGAAAAAAATGTGCGCAACTGGCGTTATATTGAGGCCATTTTGCGCCGCTGGCAAGAGAGAGGTTATGATGTCCGAAAAGATCGACGAGACATTGAAGAAAGCCGCCAGGAATATTCCAACTGGGAAGATGACTGA